DNA from Quercus lobata isolate SW786 chromosome 1, ValleyOak3.0 Primary Assembly, whole genome shotgun sequence:
GCCATGACTTGAAGTATAAATTCTGTTCATTGATATAGGGACTAAGATACTTTTTGGACCCTTGAATCATCAAATTCAATGATGCGTTCTTCAATAGTATGAATGGTCTTTTGATCCTTACTTTATCTCTTTCCATTAGGATGTGATGTCTCCAGACTTAAGTCCCCCTCCATTGGAATTGGAGAAAGGATGGTCAAAGAGGGAGAAGACATTAAGACGGCTCATTGTATAACATATGGCTGTGCCTTCAAGCTCATATAACTTCATCTATTTTAAAGGTGACGtgaatttaatataaaaaacaaaaggatgCAGATTGCTATCCAAAAATGTCGAAaagcataaaaattaatatatcttTGATGATAGATAAGAGAACAACATTTAACGTCGACAAACTTGATGATACATAGTCATACCCTTTtaaacaacaagaaaaattattccaaacaaaaaaataaagcacaAAACACCAAAGAACAAGGAGATATGGTAATGTAGTACTCTTAATGAATGTCATCCTCAAGGCGTGGGAGGAGCTAGACCAGCCTTAAGAGCTTCAATGGTGGTAGTATTGGTCTTGAAGGATTTAGCCAAGACAACATCGTCAATGCCAGTAGTGAACAAAGTGTTGGGAATTGAAACGGTTCCAGCATTTGCACTCCCAAATGCTGCAATCGCTGCAACAGGTATTTGTGCATCAGCATTGTATGGAAGTGCACAAGTCCCTTTGGGAACACAAAGATATCACCCGTTGGTAGTGTCTGAGTAAAGAGCTTATTGGTTGTATCGACAAACCCGACTTGAAGGGTACCTCCAACCACGAAAAGAAGCTCAGAAGCACGAGGATGAATGTGGGGTGGGTTAGTTGTGCCAGCTGGGTATTCAAGGACAGCTTAAGAAACACTCTGCCCATTGATAGCAGAGAACTTAGCCAAGCTTACTTTCGAGACTTTGAGGGTTGTGGAAGGGCCTCCCTTAAAAAGGTCACGCAAGCCAGTGAATGTGAAGAAATTCTCATCAACGTTGGTGACATTTGGGGGGACTATAAAATCAGTGAAGATTTCTGGGTCTCCAGCCATTGCCAGTTGGATGATGGCAAATGAAGAAATTAGTAGTGAGAAGAATTTCATGGTGAAAGTTTTAGAGGCCATGGAAGAGAGAAACTTGAGGTATATAGGAAAAAACTAATATAATACTTTGATGATAGTTTATTATGTGGTGCAATGAGGTTATTTGGATTTGATAGAAGGGCCAGTATTTTATAGGGTGTTGTTATGCGTATTTTCAATCCTTCTGCAGTCCTTATTGAATCAACAGCTAGAGATGGAAACTATGAAGCCATTCTTGTTGTAGCTGCAGGCAGTAGTCTGGGTTTGTCGTTTGCTCGTACACGACACCCACAAAATACTAAACTTTTCTCATCTTTGATAATTGATAATACAATAACTATGAACTACATGCTCTCTGCTACCCCTTGAAGCGATATTATTAGGGTGATATCTTTAAAATGAAGGCCCTAAATTTAGTGTTAAAATGAAAGTCAATAAATATCATAAATACTAAATTGTTCAAGCATTGatcattttcttgttgaataAGCATATGCTTTTTCAAAAGCAACTtgataaacttattttttttcatatacaGTAAACGCtataactaatattttttaagtattcactaaaatatgctaatattgtttttttttttttcctttttaattttataattctatAGTTCTAAAAGGGGAGATTTAAATCATGGACATTTATGTTGAAAGTATGAGCTAGAGATTTCCCAAAAAGTCTTTAAACAAAAGGAATGAGCGCTTTGCTCTAGTAAAGATGCACAAGAGAAATTCACCAAATTAGgaacataaaaaagaattagTCAAGCTAAGGAATGAGGGCTTTGCTCTAGTGAAGATGCACGAGAGAAATTCACCAAATTAGGGACATAAAAAAGAATCAATCAAGCTACATGGCTCTTAACAAATCTATGCTAATAATTAACACTAACTAAATTATATTGAAATTCTTTTATTTggattaattatatttaattatttttgttcgtGAACTTATAAAAAGTTTATTCACCAACCAtgtattgttaaaaatttaatactttttactacaaaatgaactatttatattatcaataaattacaaataaatacaaataaatatttgatattttgtGAGCTAATTTACAAATCTACATAATCTATATAATTCCAGGGCTATATAagtatattaaatatatttatagcatacctataaatatataataatatatatttaaattgagCCTTCATGAGCTTGTCATAGCTAAAAGTCAAagcataatatttaatattactACACTCTTATTGAGTCACATTATTAGCTACGtcactattttttattgatttgttcctctaatttttttgctaatattaaaaaaaaaaaaaaaagagtaatgaaTTGAAGTAAGagcaatgaagaaaaagaaaagtgtggAAAGAGTTATctctaaattaaaatagatgaagttgtaaagaaaaagtatatataaagttaaaacCTTCCAAtatattattaggaaaaaaacaaaCGTGCAAGATAAATGTGTGAA
Protein-coding regions in this window:
- the LOC115994861 gene encoding germin-like protein 9-3: MAGDPEIFTDFIVPPNVTNVDENFFTFTGLRDLFKGGPSTTLKVSKVSLAKFSAINGQRTCALPYNADAQIPVAAIAAFGSANAGTVSIPNTLFTTGIDDVVLAKSFKTNTTTIEALKAGLAPPTP